The sequence GCGGGACGCGCGGCCGCGCTGACGGGGACGGGGCGAGGGAGGGCATGGCGAAGCGGACCTGTCGTGTCGTGGGTGCGAAGTGAGGAGTGTACGTGGCTCCTCGCCGGCGCCCCGCGCACGCGGAAGGGCCCGGCCCGTGACACGGGTCAGGCCCTTCCCGGGGGCGCCGGTCCGCCCGCCCGGGGACCGTCCGGGGCGGGCGGACCGGCGGATCAGGTGGCGGCAGCGGCCGCGCCGGCCGCGCCAGTCGCTTCCGGCGTCAGGGACGGCTCGTCAGGTAGCCGCCCATGGAGGTGAAGTACTCGGACGCGGGCAGCTCCCGGCCGTCCTCGGTCCGTACGCGGGTGATGGCGAGGCCGTGGTTGCGTCCCGTCCGGGCGTCGGCTCCGGCGACGATCACCACGCCCTCGCCCTCCCGGTAGAAGATGCGGCCGGGGGTGCCGCCGTAGCGGCCCTCGGAGACGACGGCGGCGAGGATTTCGAGGCGCTTGCCCTTGTGGAAGGCGAAGGCGCTCGGGTACGGGGCGCACTGGGCGCGGACCAGGCGCTCCAGGTCCTGTGCGGGCCAGTTCCAGTCGACCCGGATGTCTTCCTCGGACCGCTTGTGGAAGAAGCTGGCCTGGGAGCGGTCCTGCTTGGTGAACTCGGTCTCACCGGAGGCGATGCGGTCCAGCGCGCCGATGGTGACCGGGGCGATGAGGTCCACGGTCTTGTGGAACAGGTCGGTGGTCGTGTCCTTCGGACCGACGGCGACCGACCGCTGGAGGACGATGTCGCCGGCGTCGAGCACCTCGTCCATCATGTGTGCCGTGACGCCGACTTCCGGCTCGCCGTTGATGAGGGCCCAGATCAGCGGGGAGAAACCGGCGTACTTGGGCAGCAGCGAGTCGTGGACGTTCAGGGTGCCGTGCTTGGGCAGGGTATAGATGCGCGGCGGGATCCAGGTGCGCCAGTTGTTGGCCACGAGGATGTCCGGGTCGGCTTCCTTGAGGAGCTGGAACAGCTCTTCGTCGTCCGGCCGGTTGCGGATGACCACGGGGACGCCGTGCTCCTCGGCCAGGTCCGCGACCGAATCGCTCCAGATCTTCTCGTAGGCGTGCTCGCTCTTGGGGTGGGTCACGACCATCACCACGTCGTGCTCGGAGTCCAGGAGAGCCTGCAGGGTGCGGTGACCCCAGGTCTGATAACCGAACATGACGACCCGCATGGGG comes from Streptomyces sp. NBC_01408 and encodes:
- a CDS encoding methionyl-tRNA formyltransferase — its product is MRVVMFGYQTWGHRTLQALLDSEHDVVMVVTHPKSEHAYEKIWSDSVADLAEEHGVPVVIRNRPDDEELFQLLKEADPDILVANNWRTWIPPRIYTLPKHGTLNVHDSLLPKYAGFSPLIWALINGEPEVGVTAHMMDEVLDAGDIVLQRSVAVGPKDTTTDLFHKTVDLIAPVTIGALDRIASGETEFTKQDRSQASFFHKRSEEDIRVDWNWPAQDLERLVRAQCAPYPSAFAFHKGKRLEILAAVVSEGRYGGTPGRIFYREGEGVVIVAGADARTGRNHGLAITRVRTEDGRELPASEYFTSMGGYLTSRP